In Macrobrachium nipponense isolate FS-2020 chromosome 25, ASM1510439v2, whole genome shotgun sequence, one genomic interval encodes:
- the LOC135198961 gene encoding uncharacterized protein LOC135198961: MRGIPPPPASSSTFPYTTSQTPALHPQPLILFLPPTSCSPTSPKITPPTLNVIPTAPEHLPLPLYIFPRPLSSFPTPPVVPVLLVEMGTHTKESPVEEEDMQTETPSEASIFHVEVGTQTE, encoded by the coding sequence ATGAGGGGCATCCCCCCACCGCCTGCAAGCTCCTCAACCTTCCCCTACACAACCTCCCAAACCCCGGCATTACATCCCCAACCCCTCATCCTTTTCTTGCCTCCAACCTCCTGCTCCCCAACCTCCCCTAAAATCACCCCTCCCACCCTTAATGTTATTCCCACGGCCCCTGAACATCTTCCCCTGCCCCTATACATATTTCCACGACCCCTAAGTTCATTCCCCACACCGCCAGTAGTTCCTGTTTTACTAGTGGAAATGGGAACCCACACCAAAGAATCGCCCGTTGAAGAAGAAGACATGCAAACCGAAACTCCGTCAGAAGCTTCTATTTTTCATGTCGAAGTAGGTACTCAAACAGAATAG